A stretch of the Papaver somniferum cultivar HN1 chromosome 6, ASM357369v1, whole genome shotgun sequence genome encodes the following:
- the LOC113288352 gene encoding ribosome maturation protein SBDS-like: MSQRGGTRGSSTVKQPIGQKKLTNVAVVRLKKHGMRFEVACYQNKVLSWRSGVEKDVDEVLQSHTVYSNVSKGVLAKSKDMIAAFGTNDLSAICTEIMQKGELQVAGKERDSQLSTQKRDIATIVMQKTINPETQRPYTINMIESLMAEIHFAVDPHNSSKKQALEVIRELQKRFPIKRAPMRLRLIVPEESSPSLMEKLNEWNAEVVSKDESGNQLSLVCEIEPSIFRDCEALARNLHGRSEILAVSVHFEKDTNVDHFDDHEDFIEPSHHPTVSLNTAELDEIKLSEALQKQSISEASNVADKIVPTVNDDAKKNSAEVEVVEVKQSKCSTCNAFVGDVKQYREHFKSEWHKHNLRRKTRQLPPLTADECAASIDMGDAKSDLKEYSF, translated from the exons ATGTCGCAACGAGGAGGAACAAGGGGATCGAGTACAGTGAAACAACCAATTGGACAGAAGAAATTGACTAACGTTGCTGTTGTTCGTCTTAAGAAACATGGGATGAGATTCGAGGTTGCTTGTTATCAGAACAAAGTCCTTTCATGGCGTTCTGGAGT AGAGAAAGATGTTGATGAAGTATTGCAGTCACATACTGTGTACTCTAATGTTTCTAAAGGAGTACTAGCTAAGTCTAAAGATATGATTGCAGCCTTTGGAACAAATGACTTATCAGCAATTTGTACGGAG ATTATGCAGAAAGGAGAGCTTCAAGTTGCTGGGAAGGAAAGAGACTCTCAGTTATCAACTCAGAAAAGGGATATTGCGACCATAGTCATGCAAAAAACGATTAATCCAGAGACTCAACGTCCATATActatcaatatgattgagagtctTATGGCGGAAATTCACTTTGCTGTTGATCCGCATAACAGCTCAAAGAAACAG GCCTTAGAAGTTATCCGTGAGCTTCAGAAGCGCTTTCCCATCAAAAGAGCCCCAATGAGATTAAGGCTCATCGTGCCTGAAGAGAGTTCGCCTTCTCTGATGGAAAAGCTCAATGAATGGAATGCAGAAGTTGTTTCGAAAGATGAATCTGGAAATCAGCTTTCATTG GTCTGTGAGATTGAGCCTAGTATTTTCCGAGACTGTGAAGCTTTGGCCAGGAATTTACATGGTAGGTCAGAAATACTTGCTGTATCAGTGCACTTCGAGAAGGATACCAATGTTGACCATTTCGATGATCATGAGGACTTCATTGAACCAAGTCATCACCCTACAGTATCACTGAACACTGCAGAGTTGGATGAGATCAAATTAAGTGAGGCATTACAGAAACAGTCGATTTCCGAAGCAAGTAATGTTGCTGATAAGATAGTGCCCACAGTTAATGATGATGCTAAAAAGAATAGTGCTGAAGTTGAAGTAGTAGAGGTGAAGCAGAGCAAATGTAGCACGTGCAATGCGTTTGTTGGGGATGTCAAGCAATACCGTGAACACTTCAAGAGCGAATGGCACAAGCACAATCTGAGGCGAAAGACTAGGCAACTCCCTCCACTCACTGCTGATGAATGCGCAGCAAGTATAGATATGGGTGATGCAAAGTCTGATTTGAAAGAGTATTCATTTTAA
- the LOC113288353 gene encoding uncharacterized protein LOC113288353: MASSAYPVAVFRHEQGVYYKSCKDLRSVVPVAGSRQDMLRADGLNLMPFHPLEDSRGHMGWSSDSNQYVKLEPAMRRPVLVDVRRQDSEAIFNYGIAERDSTEHEKHSQFFMSRSRAAAEAEREGANSPFAYHLMSRLQALPITISMHPRPLTFLSDEVSVDDVGAFDQFHPSLVYPDRRLYALNPLSDFVGDLSSDSRISMHPDGRVLFSGSGVEMKDLRSIIAEFSLSSTSTKRGELPFLVPHFTRLITGEAARANVCEAPLKLEAVMVAPAKSPKRTKIKQSPTKRSNCRKAGNDGDIRHRRNDFQACESLLSLILGKRQGKTAIQSLKNSAPELPQLLTQFSSSIAGTGLVVLLYVVFKVFLGRLPFCTSKMLNTGFGFGLVWLSWAVNQLRESVISISKNPNNKLGLQDENLMKKVDTSVNEIFFRAAMVMAVAVLKIA; encoded by the coding sequence ATGGCATCTTCAGCATACCCAGTTGCTGTTTTTCGTCATGAACAAGGGGTTTATTACAAGAGTTGTAAGGATTTACGGTCAGTTGTACCCGTTGCTGGATCAAGGCAGGATATGTTAAGAGCAGATGGCTTGAATCTCATGCCATTTCATCCGCTTGAAGATTCGCGCGGACATATGGGATGGTCATCGGATTCTAATCAGTATGTCAAGCTTGAGCCTGCAATGAGGAGACCTGTGCTTGTTGATGTACGGCGCCAAGATTCAGAAGCAATCTTTAACTATGGAATTGCTGAACGGGACAGCACAGAACATGAGAAGCACTCTCAGTTCTTCATGTCAAGGTCtagagcagcagcagaagcagaaaGAGAAGGTGCAAATTCTCCTTTTGCATATCATCTCATGAGCCGACTTCAAGCACTGCCAATCACAATCAGCATGCATCCACGGCCACTAACTTTCTTGAGCGATGAAgtttctgttgatgatgttggagCTTTTGATCAGTTTCACCCTTCCCTTGTCTATCCGGACAGAAGACTTTATGCACTAAATCCCCTCTCGGATTTCGTTGGAGATTTGTCCAGTGATTCAAGAATAAGTATGCACCCAGATGGTAGAGTATTATTCAGTGGAAGTGGGGTTGAGATGAAAGATCTAAGGTCTATCATTGCAGAGTTTAGCCTTTCAAGCACCTCAACCAAAAGAGGAGAACTGCCATTTTTGGTCCCTCACTTTACTCGATTGATAACGGGTGAAGCAGCACGGGCAAATGTTTGTGAAGCTCCTTTGAAGTTGGAAGCTGTGATGGTTGCTCCTGCAAAGAGTCCGAAGAGAACCAAGATAAAACAATCCCCAACAAAGAGATCAAACTGCAGGAAAGCAGGAAATGATGGAGATATACGGCATAGAAGAAACGATTTCCAAGCATGTGAGAGCCTTCTATCACTAATTCTAGGAAAGCGACAAGGGAAGACTGCAATCCAGTCTCTGAAGAATTCGGCTCCAGAACTTCCTCAGCTGTTGACACAATTCTCCTCTAGCATCGCCGGCACTGGTCTTGTTGTATTATTATATGTTGTCTTCAAGGTTTTTCTTGGGAGATTACCCTTCTGCACCTCAAAGATGCTTAACACAGGATTTGGGTTTGGCCTGGTTTGGCTGTCTTGGGCAGTTAACCAACTGAGAGAAAGTGTCATCTCTATTAGCAAGAATCCAAACAATAAGCTGgggttgcaagatgaaaatttgaTGAAGAAGGTGGACACAAGTGTTAACGAGATTTTCTTTAGGGCGGCAATGGTAATGGCTGTAGCAGTGCTGAAGATCGCTTGA
- the LOC113291045 gene encoding mavicyanin-like, whose translation MGFNNKLLFSLVVAVPLMVNAFVWNVGDDAGWSGQAQFDYTHWAVRPMFLVGDDGLRFVYNPDITNVVEVTYCAFKSCDATSPLVSYNTGDDTVPITKLHQYFISGNPDDCNNGLKLDIPAYNSSYARFWRPTR comes from the coding sequence ATGGGTTTCAACAACAAGTTGTTGTTTTCCTTGGTTGTTGCGGTTCCTTTAATGGTGAATGCTTTTGTTTGGAATGTTGGTGATGATGCTGGTTGGTCCGGTCAGGCTCAATTTGATTATACTCACTGGGCGGTGAGACCAATGTTTCTAGTTGGTGATGACGGTCTCCGCTTTGTCTATAATCCCGACATTACTAATGTAGTAGAAGTGACTTACTGTGCTTTCAAATCATGTGATGCAACATCTCCTCTCGTCAGTTACAACACCGGGGACGACACGGTTCCTATAACAAAACTCCACCAGTATTTCATCAGTGGTAATCCTGATGACTGCAACAATGGCCTAAAGCTTGATATTCCAGCTTACAATTCATCATATGCTAGGTTTTGGCGGCCCACCCGTTGA
- the LOC113288355 gene encoding GDP-mannose transporter GONST1-like isoform X1 produces the protein MPTGGVTLDTPSDLIIERQLLLDDTTQNVDKFGISNRGEHNVVVLDQLTSPLRREFGNRSMKSLNGEAVDLEAGTDDKERDKQARSIKLVKDPNQALLSGLAYCISSCSMILINKYVLSSYDFNAGISLMLYQNLVSVVIVSTLSFFGLISTEPLTWKLVRVWLPVNFIFVGMLITSLFSLKYINVAMVTVLKNVTNVITALGEMYLFKKSHDSRVWAALFLMIISAISGGVTDISFHAVGYTWQILNCFLTASYSLTLRRVMDTAKQVTKSGNLNEFTMVLLNNTLSLPLGLLLIFLFNEVDYLFETPLLRMPTFWLVMTSSGFLGLAISFTSMWFLHQTGATTYSLVGSLNKIPLSVAGILLFHVPTSLQNFTSILFGLLAGVFFARAKMREKS, from the exons ATGCCTACAGGTGGTGTTACTTTGGATACTCCTTCTGATTTAATTATTGAAAGGCAGTTATTATTAGATGACACAACCCAAAATGTAGATAAATTTGGCATTTCGAATCGCGGTGAACATAATGTAGTTGTACTAGATCAACTCACAAGTCCATTAAGAAGAGAGTTTGGTAACAG GTCAATGAAGAGTCTTAACGGCGAGGCAGTTGACCTGGAAGCTGGTACAGATGACAAAGAGAGAGATAAACAAGCTCGCAGCATCAAGCTTGTGAAAGATCCGAACCAAGCGTTATTGTCTGGTTTGGCGTATTGCATCTCATCATGCAGTATGATACTTATTAACAAGTATGTCCTCTCCAGCTACGATTTTAATGCTGGGATATCACTGATGCTCTACCAG AATCTTGTCTCGGTGGTTATTGTTTCCACTCTAAGTTTTTTTGGTCTGATCTCTACAGAGCCACTTACTTGGAAATTAGTTAGGGTCTGGTTACCTGTGAATTTTATATTTGTTGGGATGCTTATTACAAGCCTTTTCAG TCTGAAGTACATTAACGTTGCTATGGTGACAGTTCTAAAGAATGTTACGAATGTTATAACTGCTCTCGGTGAAATGTACTTATTCAAGAAGAGCCATGATAGTAGAGTCTGGGCCGCTTTGTTCTTAATG ATCATTTCAGCCATTTCTGGTGGAGTTACAGACATCTCTTTTCATGCTGTGGGTTATACGTGGCAGATACTTAATTGTTTCTTGACGGCTTCATATTCG TTGACTTTAAGGAGAGTCATGGATACGGCAAAGCAagtcacaaaatctggaaatTTGAATGAGTTTACGATGGTCTTACTTAACAACACTCTCTCTTTGCCTCTGGGGCTTCTGCTTATTTTCTTGTTCAATGAAGTGGACTATCTTTTCGAAAC GCCTCTTCTGAGAATGCCTACGTTCTGGCTGGTTATGACATCAAGTGGATTCCTAGGCCTTGCTATCAGCTTCACATCAATGTGGTTTCTGCACCAAACAGGGGCAACAACTTACAG CCTTGTCGGATCACTGAATAAGATCCCTCTCTCCGTCGCGGGGATCCTTCTGTTCCACGTTCCTACTAGTTTACAGAACTTTACCAGCATCCTTTTTG GTCTTTTAGCAGGAGTGTTCTTTGCCAGAGCCAAAATGAGGGAAAAATCCTAG